In Deltaproteobacteria bacterium, the following are encoded in one genomic region:
- a CDS encoding DUF4911 domain-containing protein — protein sequence MPTACTKRYYRIDRREVHYLKFILEGYAGVAVMRTLDSRRGLVVLHISPGCEREVDIIIDDLKKNMRIEVADIEGEGTQ from the coding sequence ATGCCTACAGCCTGTACAAAGAGATATTACCGGATAGACCGACGAGAGGTCCACTATCTGAAATTCATCCTTGAGGGGTATGCCGGTGTGGCTGTCATGAGGACCCTGGATTCACGGAGAGGTCTGGTAGTTCTTCACATTAGCCCTGGATGTGAAAGGGAAGTGGATATTATCATCGATGATCTTAAGAAAAACATGCGTATCGAGGTGGCGGACATTGAAGGAGAGGGAACCCAATGA
- the recJ gene encoding single-stranded-DNA-specific exonuclease RecJ → MKKKWHIHTPDADLTCKLADSLGCHRAVAAVLINRGFAIPDRAASFLTPALAHIRSPFLMKDMDRAVSRIISALRDHQKILIFGDYDVDGMTATTLLLDFLICLGMNVDYYIPDRLTEGYGLSTEAVEKQAIPRNINLIITVDCGISSHKAISAARRAGIDVIVTDHHNPPPCLPEAYAILNPKQADCPSGFTSLAGVGVAFNLVLALRKRLRDDGFWSATGGVEPNLKAACDLVALGTVADMVPILEENRIYVKAGLEVLSSWPRPGLKALLDVSGVTNRSVDTWDVAFRLAPRLNAAGRLRHGSMGCELLTTSSDETAQRIAEELSRENNRRKDIEGRILSDITRRLKANPQLLQRSLVLDGQGWHEGVIGIVASRLVDRYARPVVLISVADGTGKGSARSPEGFDLFEALKGCAGHLKKFGGHQFAAGLTLRAEDIPAFRSDFERLVCENTTTMDFAPNIHVETEIAPAEISPKLTNELERLAPFGAGNPEPLFMLSDVDVLSARTVGTCHMKMRLAPANPPVADRTRPLDAIMFNANESLPERFQRIACNLRWNRWMDQKRIQLVIKDFVPA, encoded by the coding sequence ATGAAAAAGAAATGGCATATCCACACACCTGATGCTGATCTGACTTGCAAGCTGGCAGACAGTTTAGGCTGTCACCGAGCTGTTGCTGCAGTCCTCATAAACCGTGGATTCGCAATACCCGACCGGGCGGCCTCTTTTCTCACCCCGGCCCTTGCCCATATTCGATCCCCTTTTCTGATGAAGGATATGGATCGGGCCGTTTCCCGCATTATCTCTGCTCTCCGCGACCATCAAAAAATACTCATTTTCGGAGACTATGACGTGGATGGCATGACAGCCACAACGCTTCTCCTTGATTTTCTTATCTGCCTGGGCATGAACGTGGATTATTACATTCCCGATCGCCTCACCGAAGGCTATGGGCTCAGCACCGAAGCCGTTGAAAAACAGGCAATTCCACGTAACATAAACCTTATCATTACCGTGGATTGCGGCATCAGCAGCCACAAGGCGATCAGTGCAGCCCGTCGCGCTGGAATTGATGTCATTGTAACTGATCATCATAACCCACCTCCATGTTTGCCGGAGGCCTATGCGATTTTGAATCCTAAGCAAGCAGACTGCCCGTCAGGTTTTACATCGCTTGCGGGTGTGGGTGTGGCCTTCAATCTGGTCCTTGCCCTGCGCAAACGCCTCAGGGATGATGGGTTTTGGTCTGCCACCGGCGGTGTGGAACCAAACCTTAAAGCCGCATGTGATCTGGTAGCCCTTGGAACAGTGGCTGATATGGTTCCGATTCTGGAAGAAAATCGTATATATGTGAAAGCAGGCCTTGAGGTTCTTTCCTCTTGGCCCCGTCCCGGTTTAAAGGCCCTCCTGGACGTTTCCGGTGTGACGAATCGCTCTGTTGACACCTGGGATGTGGCTTTTAGACTCGCGCCTCGACTGAATGCCGCTGGAAGGCTTCGCCATGGCTCCATGGGATGTGAACTTCTGACAACTTCAAGTGATGAGACTGCTCAGAGAATCGCCGAGGAGCTTAGTCGTGAAAACAACAGAAGGAAGGACATAGAAGGCCGTATCCTCTCGGACATTACCCGGCGGCTCAAAGCCAATCCTCAACTGTTGCAAAGGTCCCTCGTCTTGGACGGACAAGGATGGCATGAAGGGGTGATCGGAATCGTTGCATCCAGACTTGTCGACCGATATGCGCGACCCGTTGTTCTGATTTCCGTTGCCGACGGCACTGGCAAGGGATCGGCCCGAAGCCCGGAAGGATTTGATCTGTTTGAGGCCCTCAAGGGATGCGCCGGGCACCTGAAAAAATTCGGGGGGCATCAGTTTGCCGCCGGTCTGACCTTAAGGGCTGAAGACATTCCTGCTTTTCGCTCGGATTTCGAAAGACTCGTGTGCGAAAACACAACAACCATGGACTTTGCGCCCAATATCCACGTAGAGACCGAGATAGCGCCAGCAGAGATCTCTCCCAAGCTGACTAACGAGCTTGAACGACTGGCTCCGTTTGGAGCAGGCAACCCCGAACCCCTCTTTATGCTTTCAGATGTGGATGTCCTTTCTGCCCGAACTGTTGGGACCTGTCACATGAAAATGCGCTTGGCGCCTGCCAATCCGCCTGTGGCTGACCGAACCAGGCCTCTGGATGCCATAATGTTTAACGCCAATGAGTCACTTCCGGAGAGATTCCAGCGTATTGCTTGCAATCTTCGCTGGAATAGGTGGATGGACCAAAAAAGAATTCAATTGGTAATTAAAGATTTCGTTCCAGCATGA
- a CDS encoding ribonuclease Z, protein MRPSFHPRLVNSPFEDPVLFIPFFFEKRALLFDMGDLHSLPAKEILKLTHAFVTHTHMDHFIGFDSLLRIFLGREKTLHLFGPPRFLQNVEGKLAGYTWNLVMNYDNRFSLKATEVHPDHTLTRVYHCRKAFRSTQLPEQAPFDGMLLKEPAFSVHAIHLDHKVPCLAFGLEERFHVNIMKDRLKGLGIPVGPWLKTFKEALYDERDPDEGFQVVWKEDGKEKQRRFRLADLTRQIAHVSPGQKIIYIVDVVFTPGNVEKIVDFASNADQLFIEGAFLDAEADVAREKYHLTAKQAGMLAQKAGVKHFTLFHFSPRYAHAAHLLQQEAHRAFSVRAP, encoded by the coding sequence ATGAGGCCATCGTTCCATCCCAGGCTTGTTAATAGCCCTTTTGAGGACCCTGTCCTCTTTATACCATTTTTCTTTGAAAAACGAGCCCTTCTCTTCGACATGGGAGACCTGCACAGCCTCCCCGCGAAAGAAATCCTCAAGCTCACCCATGCCTTTGTGACCCACACACACATGGACCATTTTATCGGCTTTGATAGCCTCCTTCGCATCTTCCTGGGTCGCGAAAAAACTTTGCACCTGTTTGGTCCTCCTCGCTTTCTTCAAAACGTTGAAGGAAAACTGGCGGGCTATACCTGGAACCTGGTCATGAACTACGATAACCGATTCTCGCTCAAAGCCACGGAAGTCCATCCGGATCATACCTTGACCAGGGTATACCACTGCAGGAAGGCATTTAGGTCCACCCAACTGCCAGAGCAAGCCCCTTTTGACGGAATGCTTCTGAAAGAACCCGCCTTTTCCGTACACGCCATCCATCTTGATCACAAGGTTCCTTGTCTGGCCTTTGGGCTTGAGGAACGGTTTCATGTCAACATCATGAAGGATCGCCTGAAAGGACTCGGCATACCTGTTGGGCCATGGCTGAAAACATTCAAAGAGGCGCTGTACGACGAACGTGATCCTGATGAGGGTTTTCAGGTTGTCTGGAAAGAAGACGGCAAAGAAAAGCAACGTAGGTTCCGTCTGGCCGATCTTACCCGGCAAATCGCCCATGTCTCACCAGGACAAAAGATAATCTACATTGTTGATGTGGTGTTCACTCCCGGAAATGTCGAAAAAATTGTTGATTTTGCCAGCAATGCCGACCAGCTCTTTATCGAGGGAGCCTTTCTTGATGCAGAAGCGGATGTGGCACGGGAAAAATACCACCTGACTGCAAAACAAGCCGGCATGCTTGCTCAAAAGGCCGGCGTCAAGCATTTCACCCTGTTTCATTTCTCGCCCAGATATGCCCACGCTGCGCATTTGCTCCAACAAGAGGCTCACAGGGCATTTTCAGTCCGCGCCCCATAG
- a CDS encoding N-acetylmuramoyl-L-alanine amidase: MKDAHISVMNLKKSLPVLFSLFLSSLCNPSVAAASIEYQYRQAESSYKKLLKDPQKQKSRHEWLACIKRAESVYAAHPDGVRADDALFMIGRLYSRLYELSGKLNDRQEAVDHYCRLLRRFLKSPYRSKAKKAIAELREGKKRPSSKQTRTGSLAMKKGVRKTDPLPEGYEEPLDEKENKPAETLLAEVSDMRVWSNPSYTRVVIDVERDVPFAYRLLRKDPAIGKPQRLYIDIDSARMGANLKPVVPIGDDLLSDARAAQYTPDKVRVVLDIKSIKKFKIFSLKNPFRVVLDVNGIPRKRSSKKPFKQEMAKPGGNMLNGSLAKQLALGVRRIVIDPGHGGKDPGAIGYFKRVVEKNVTLEVSRRLAKKIRERLGCEAILTRDKDIFLSLEERTAIANTKNADMFVSIHANAHKNRYSCGIETYFLNLATDDDAILVAARENATSAKNISDLESILNDLMKNSKVNESSRLAGYVQGAMVWKLKTKFKHIKDKGVKHAPFYVLLGAEMPCILVEAAFISNPRECRRLNTAAYQEELADAIVTGIKNYIEEISPAASARFQRIQARR; encoded by the coding sequence ATGAAGGATGCCCATATTTCTGTTATGAACCTGAAGAAATCCCTGCCCGTGCTTTTTTCCCTCTTTCTTTCTTCTCTATGCAACCCTTCTGTTGCCGCGGCAAGCATCGAATACCAGTATCGCCAGGCTGAATCGAGCTACAAGAAGCTCCTGAAGGACCCCCAAAAGCAAAAGAGTCGGCATGAGTGGCTTGCATGTATCAAAAGAGCTGAGTCTGTGTATGCAGCCCACCCGGACGGAGTCAGAGCAGATGATGCCCTCTTTATGATAGGCCGTTTGTATTCCAGGCTGTACGAGCTTTCAGGCAAACTGAATGACAGACAGGAGGCTGTGGATCACTACTGTCGATTATTGAGACGTTTTCTGAAAAGCCCTTACCGGTCTAAGGCGAAAAAGGCGATTGCCGAGTTGCGTGAAGGCAAGAAGAGGCCCAGTTCCAAGCAGACCAGGACCGGCTCTCTAGCGATGAAAAAAGGTGTCAGGAAAACTGATCCCTTGCCGGAAGGTTACGAGGAGCCCCTTGATGAAAAAGAAAACAAGCCCGCAGAGACATTGCTTGCCGAGGTGAGCGATATGAGGGTTTGGTCCAATCCAAGCTATACGCGAGTGGTCATTGATGTGGAAAGAGATGTGCCGTTCGCCTATCGCCTGTTGAGAAAAGATCCGGCCATTGGCAAGCCCCAGCGCCTTTACATTGATATTGACAGCGCGAGGATGGGCGCCAACCTGAAGCCTGTTGTACCGATTGGTGATGACCTCTTGAGTGATGCCCGTGCGGCTCAGTATACACCAGATAAGGTGCGGGTGGTGTTAGATATCAAATCGATTAAGAAGTTCAAGATATTCTCGTTGAAGAATCCTTTTCGGGTTGTCCTTGACGTGAACGGAATTCCGAGGAAGCGCTCATCAAAAAAGCCCTTTAAGCAGGAGATGGCAAAACCGGGTGGCAACATGCTCAACGGATCTTTGGCCAAGCAACTGGCGCTTGGTGTAAGACGGATTGTCATTGACCCGGGACATGGCGGCAAGGACCCCGGGGCTATTGGATACTTTAAGAGAGTTGTAGAGAAAAACGTCACCTTGGAGGTCTCCAGGAGGTTGGCCAAAAAGATACGTGAGAGGCTAGGCTGCGAGGCAATACTGACCAGGGATAAAGACATTTTTCTTTCCCTTGAGGAACGAACGGCCATTGCCAACACGAAAAATGCCGACATGTTTGTCTCCATTCACGCGAATGCCCACAAAAACAGGTATTCCTGTGGCATTGAGACCTATTTCTTGAATCTGGCTACCGATGATGACGCAATTCTGGTTGCTGCCCGTGAGAACGCTACGTCGGCCAAGAACATCAGTGACCTTGAGTCTATCCTGAATGACCTCATGAAGAATTCCAAGGTCAACGAATCGAGTCGTCTTGCGGGATACGTTCAAGGAGCCATGGTCTGGAAACTGAAGACAAAATTCAAGCATATTAAGGACAAGGGAGTGAAACACGCCCCCTTTTATGTGCTTCTTGGGGCTGAAATGCCCTGCATATTGGTAGAGGCAGCCTTTATTTCCAATCCAAGAGAGTGCCGGAGGCTGAACACTGCAGCATACCAGGAAGAGTTGGCCGATGCCATTGTGACAGGTATCAAGAACTACATTGAGGAGATCAGTCCCGCTGCCTCGGCTCGCTTCCAGAGGATTCAGGCTCGCAGGTGA
- the mutS gene encoding DNA mismatch repair protein MutS, protein MAKATPMVQQYLSIKHNYPDAILFFRMGDFYEMFFEDAKVASRILEIALTSRNKKDQEAIPMCGVPHHAAQSYVAQLIEHGFKVAICDQVEDPAKSKGLVKRDVVRVITPGLVLDTDILDSKSNNFLMALYLWQGSFGIANLDISTGTFKVTESREFDEVLDECRRIEPRETLIAESQREEAQVKALIHGLNQTSICFLKDETFELESSRARLFRQFKTSSLEGFGCHEWQAGIAAAGGLLRYVDDTHKGDLVHLTGIVSYSLSDFMVIDEATKRNLELFETIRTGARRGSLLGVMDCTVTAMGGRKLRTWLQYPLLDIGKIQQRLDSVEEAKENLLVRRSLREAMDEIYDLERLNAKIALDRCNARDMVAMKRSIERLPRILALIEGYRSGDFSKIKGEWDDLADIGRLLESAISDEPPLTLREGGIIRPGFDQGLDELIRISQEGKDWISRLEARERKATGINSLKVGFNKVFGYYIEVSKTHIKSVPSHYVRKQTLVNGERYISEDLKTYESKVLGAEEKRAQLEYELFCTVRKKVAQGNRRIGKMAGLVSQVDVLVGLAELADQNGYTKPAVHEEGSLLLKESRHPVVEKMITSERFVPNTIEMDDTSRQVLIITGPNMAGKSTVLRQVALLVLMAQMGSFVPAQEAAIGIVDRIFTRVGASDNLAQGQSTFMVEMQESANILNNATGKSLVILDEIGRGTSTFDGLSIAWAVAEYLHDWKGQGIKAVFATHYHELTDLALTKPRVKNCNVAVKEWNDEIIFLRKLVDGSTNRSYGIQVARLAGVPEDVVKRAREILKNIEAGEFDGVGIPQVGRSPKGADSISGVQLPLFNTTDQVVINTLKKMDIDTITPLEALNRLHALKELL, encoded by the coding sequence ATGGCTAAAGCCACCCCGATGGTTCAGCAATACCTGTCCATCAAACATAACTACCCTGATGCCATCCTGTTTTTCCGGATGGGCGATTTTTACGAGATGTTCTTTGAAGATGCCAAGGTTGCATCTCGAATTCTTGAAATTGCCCTGACCTCCCGAAACAAAAAAGACCAAGAAGCGATTCCCATGTGTGGTGTTCCCCACCACGCTGCCCAGTCCTATGTTGCGCAATTGATCGAACACGGTTTCAAAGTGGCCATCTGCGATCAGGTGGAGGACCCGGCAAAGTCCAAGGGCCTTGTAAAAAGAGATGTCGTGCGCGTCATAACGCCAGGGCTGGTTCTTGACACCGATATCTTGGATTCAAAATCGAACAATTTCCTCATGGCCCTTTATTTGTGGCAGGGAAGCTTCGGTATTGCAAATCTGGACATCTCCACAGGGACTTTCAAGGTCACAGAGTCAAGAGAATTCGATGAGGTATTGGATGAGTGCAGGCGCATAGAGCCACGGGAAACTCTGATTGCCGAATCACAGCGCGAAGAAGCGCAAGTCAAGGCGCTAATACACGGCCTTAATCAAACCTCAATATGCTTTTTGAAAGACGAGACCTTTGAACTTGAATCGTCTCGAGCGCGACTTTTCAGGCAGTTTAAGACCAGTTCGCTGGAAGGGTTTGGCTGCCATGAATGGCAGGCCGGAATTGCTGCCGCAGGAGGTCTGTTGCGTTATGTGGATGACACACACAAAGGAGATCTTGTCCATCTAACGGGCATCGTGTCATACTCCCTATCTGATTTTATGGTAATAGATGAGGCGACAAAAAGGAACTTGGAGCTCTTTGAGACTATTCGAACCGGGGCAAGACGTGGTTCCCTCCTGGGCGTGATGGACTGCACAGTAACAGCCATGGGTGGGCGGAAACTGCGAACATGGCTTCAGTATCCCCTTTTGGATATCGGCAAAATCCAACAGAGGCTGGACAGCGTTGAAGAGGCCAAGGAGAATCTTCTTGTCAGACGTTCACTAAGGGAGGCCATGGACGAGATCTATGACCTTGAGCGTCTGAATGCCAAAATTGCCCTCGACCGGTGTAATGCCCGGGACATGGTGGCGATGAAGCGCTCTATCGAGAGACTTCCACGGATACTGGCTCTTATTGAGGGGTATAGAAGCGGCGATTTCTCAAAGATCAAGGGCGAGTGGGACGATCTTGCCGACATTGGGCGTTTGCTCGAGAGCGCCATCTCCGACGAACCGCCCCTAACTCTCCGGGAAGGGGGCATTATTAGGCCTGGCTTTGATCAGGGGCTCGATGAATTGATTCGCATAAGCCAGGAAGGCAAGGATTGGATTTCACGATTGGAGGCCAGGGAGCGGAAGGCTACCGGTATCAACTCCCTGAAAGTTGGATTCAACAAGGTTTTTGGGTACTATATCGAGGTTTCCAAGACACATATCAAATCAGTGCCGTCTCACTACGTGCGCAAGCAGACCCTGGTGAACGGAGAGCGTTATATTTCCGAAGACCTCAAAACCTATGAATCAAAGGTCCTTGGAGCGGAAGAGAAACGGGCCCAGTTGGAGTATGAGTTGTTCTGCACGGTACGAAAAAAGGTGGCTCAAGGTAATCGCCGCATCGGCAAAATGGCCGGCCTGGTCTCCCAGGTGGATGTCCTGGTTGGTCTGGCCGAACTTGCCGACCAAAATGGTTACACCAAGCCTGCAGTGCATGAAGAAGGGAGCCTTTTGTTAAAGGAGAGTCGTCATCCGGTCGTTGAGAAGATGATCACTTCAGAGAGATTTGTTCCCAACACCATTGAAATGGACGACACATCGCGGCAGGTGCTCATCATTACCGGGCCGAACATGGCCGGAAAATCGACTGTCCTTCGCCAGGTGGCCCTGTTAGTCCTAATGGCTCAGATGGGATCCTTTGTTCCGGCACAGGAGGCGGCCATAGGGATTGTGGATCGAATCTTCACCCGGGTTGGCGCATCTGATAACCTTGCCCAAGGCCAGAGCACTTTCATGGTTGAGATGCAGGAGAGCGCCAATATCTTGAACAACGCCACCGGGAAAAGCCTTGTCATTCTGGACGAAATCGGACGGGGGACCAGCACCTTTGACGGTCTGAGCATAGCGTGGGCCGTGGCCGAATATCTCCACGACTGGAAAGGACAAGGGATCAAGGCCGTATTTGCCACACACTACCATGAGTTGACGGACCTGGCCCTCACCAAACCCCGTGTAAAAAACTGCAATGTTGCGGTCAAGGAATGGAATGACGAGATTATCTTTCTCAGGAAATTGGTTGACGGGAGCACCAACAGGAGTTACGGCATCCAGGTAGCTCGCCTGGCCGGTGTTCCAGAAGACGTTGTCAAGAGAGCCAGAGAGATATTGAAAAACATAGAAGCGGGTGAGTTTGACGGGGTGGGGATACCTCAGGTCGGTCGTTCCCCAAAAGGGGCAGATTCGATCTCAGGCGTTCAGCTCCCTCTCTTTAATACTACAGACCAAGTCGTTATCAATACCCTGAAGAAAATGGATATCGACACCATAACACCCCTTGAGGCACTAAACCGGTTGCATGCTCTAAAGGAGCTTTTGTGA
- a CDS encoding DUF1049 domain-containing protein, producing MRSFKPLLLSLVIIFLVIVVVQNIDVFMDEKSLRLNLLLWSGEGQPVPLSVYFLGFLLAGLLLSYFHGLSERFKTKKTLQNHQETIRKLEEEIKVLKSLPIAEEQTPQKESGSI from the coding sequence ATGAGATCTTTCAAGCCTCTGTTACTTTCTCTGGTGATCATTTTTTTGGTGATTGTAGTCGTGCAGAATATTGACGTTTTCATGGACGAGAAATCCTTAAGGCTTAACCTTTTGCTATGGAGCGGTGAAGGCCAGCCAGTTCCTTTATCTGTATATTTTCTCGGATTCTTGCTTGCAGGGCTCCTTCTCTCTTATTTTCATGGGTTGAGCGAACGCTTTAAGACAAAGAAGACCCTGCAAAACCATCAAGAGACCATCAGGAAGCTGGAGGAAGAAATAAAGGTCCTAAAAAGCCTGCCTATTGCAGAGGAACAAACTCCTCAGAAAGAAAGCGGAAGCATCTGA
- a CDS encoding HIT domain-containing protein: MKTLWAPWRMDYILGEKEQECIFCVALSDQGSLTLYRGSLSMVMMNKYPYINGHLLVAPKRHIASLDDLTLEEMSDLLKTVRDSIGMLKKVMNPDGFNVGLNLGVVAGAGVEQHLHFHIVPRWHGDTNAMTVFAEVRVIPEHLEATYGNLKPHFKALEVARR; encoded by the coding sequence GTGAAGACATTATGGGCTCCATGGCGCATGGATTACATATTGGGCGAAAAGGAACAAGAGTGCATCTTCTGTGTTGCTCTGTCCGATCAAGGAAGCCTCACTCTATACAGGGGATCTCTTTCAATGGTCATGATGAATAAGTATCCATATATTAATGGCCATCTTTTGGTTGCTCCCAAAAGGCACATAGCTTCCTTGGACGATCTGACATTGGAGGAGATGAGTGATCTTTTGAAGACGGTCAGAGACTCCATCGGGATGCTCAAGAAAGTGATGAACCCTGATGGATTTAACGTGGGGCTTAATCTGGGCGTAGTGGCAGGCGCAGGGGTAGAGCAACATCTTCACTTTCATATTGTTCCGCGCTGGCACGGCGACACGAATGCGATGACAGTCTTTGCCGAAGTTCGCGTAATTCCGGAGCATTTGGAGGCGACTTACGGAAACCTGAAACCGCATTTTAAAGCTTTAGAAGTAGCTAGAAGATAA
- a CDS encoding UPF0280 family protein — MRDYQHRFYRSLVTDDKLESFRVVVKETDLLVRAQRPLERETRDLVLKHRVPLERYAEDHPDFVESLTPLSDDHLAPPIVRTMIEASQKAGVGPMAAVAGAVAEYVGRDLLSYSKEVMIENGGDIFICTTFPLTVAIFAGPSPLSGKLGVRIDSPETPMAVCTSSGSVGHSISFGSSDAVVVISESAALADATATTIGNVVSKKEDVVSAIRLAGDIQGVLGVVVILDDQMGVWGTVELVGLG, encoded by the coding sequence ATGAGAGATTACCAACATCGCTTCTACCGCAGTCTTGTTACGGACGACAAGCTTGAATCTTTTCGTGTAGTTGTGAAGGAAACTGATTTGCTGGTCAGGGCTCAGAGGCCCCTTGAAAGGGAAACCAGGGATTTGGTCCTGAAACATAGAGTGCCGTTGGAAAGATACGCCGAGGACCATCCGGACTTTGTTGAGAGCCTGACGCCACTTTCTGATGATCACCTTGCGCCGCCCATTGTCAGGACCATGATAGAGGCGAGCCAGAAGGCGGGTGTTGGCCCCATGGCCGCCGTTGCAGGCGCGGTGGCCGAGTATGTCGGAAGAGATCTCTTGAGCTATAGCAAAGAGGTTATGATTGAAAACGGGGGAGATATTTTCATCTGTACAACATTTCCCTTGACTGTAGCCATATTTGCTGGGCCTTCTCCCTTAAGCGGTAAGCTGGGCGTGCGAATAGATTCGCCGGAAACGCCTATGGCGGTTTGCACCTCTTCGGGTAGTGTTGGGCATTCCATCAGCTTCGGAAGCTCTGACGCAGTCGTTGTAATCTCAGAATCTGCGGCACTTGCAGACGCAACTGCCACGACCATAGGAAACGTGGTTTCTAAGAAAGAAGACGTTGTTTCTGCAATCCGTCTGGCGGGAGATATCCAGGGAGTCCTTGGTGTTGTTGTCATACTGGACGACCAGATGGGCGTATGGGGTACGGTGGAGTTGGTCGGGCTTGGTTAG